The following proteins come from a genomic window of Daphnia carinata strain CSIRO-1 chromosome 8, CSIRO_AGI_Dcar_HiC_V3, whole genome shotgun sequence:
- the LOC130700056 gene encoding dedicator of cytokinesis protein 1-like isoform X2: MTHWIPTPEKDRLGVVTYNFQHDGTYCLKLEVGDTVHNLCQDEFWYFGYTVRNRALKGIYPKSFIHIQESFIEKTAVGEQVTACQSPVVQEVTSVLREWGQIGQELYRTHDHKWRAVYLLMRDLMANRSKMLTGTLTLDELRELKQSLTSQIDFGNNLLGLDMVVRDEHGNVLNPDAASVVQLYRHHEQASQRIKKAVASSNNVNGISNTGGNGLINPIKIKLANRHSHMFFVAVRNFVCRVGEDTELLLCLYDAKEWKPLTENYVLRWSRMGLSMDLDLLGNMRVLYTDLGSRDLARERIYLVCYVIRVGNMDIRPEDPRRQTTSAASMGGSRRTISGNLPNNSAAPEFLRRPCGIACMDVTDYLSGRLETDEEKQHFVPFISCSDKDSLDGTLRRLIVSGREVGHKEHKNQGLWVSLRLLHGDMKQVSEEHPALVQVAQVAVSRKLGFPEIILPGDVRHDLYLTLSSGEFSRGSKSADKNVEVTVRVCNEKGKPIPGVMHLGSGVVAQDEYRSVVYYHEDKPRWNETFKIAIPIDEFYRSHLKFTFKHRSSNEAKDRTEKPFALSYVKLMQDNGTTLMDTQHELLVYKVDHRKLDENETAYLGLPSTRADIADCGSTKPSAAGLTINMKDSLLIGTCLCSTKLTQNVELLGLLKYHSSQSQQLPAILSSLMKVDGEEVVKFLQDVLDALFNILMLNSDSNIFDRSVFDCLVFIIGLVTDRKYEHFKPVLDVYIKDNFSATLAYKKLLVVLNDCVQSDVTTKGQGDDLLRVMKALQYLFKFIVRSRQLYVNLHGEVDEAGDSDFESLVLNLLSTMSDFMRRNDGLVLLAQGACLKYIPCAIPDLVLVIDEKQLSTSLADIVTSVPAGRLNNQKMMTLNDMVHSQLFLKPECRAIILPVVVKRVKELLTGPQEVEMSVTVMCDVMQILHRKDVGATHNDVAEVMANGLRTIIQTIISIDREDPFVGHLVSVMLSIFRQMTPHHYRNYLGHFNTRSDLLDFLIEILMVFKDLVAKHVYAPDWAQMILLQNSIILKALRFFSHTIRDRFSNPYEGQLWNNYFFCAITYVCQPALQMESFSQTKKRQVMARYRDMRREMGFEIRTMWFNLGQHKINFVPAIVGQFLEMALLPETELRKATIPIFFDMMQCEFYSPRVQGEAYSDTKRDSSHIKGNFQDVENKLITQLDVLVEGGRGDEHYKDLFQSLMTELCEKHSTMRDQGLKLVRTVTRLMERLLEYRSIITDENRENRMSCTVNLLNFYQEIGRKEMYIRYLNKLCDLHLECDNFTEAAYTLQLHAQLLRWSEEPLPTLLLTSRHPHTTSHRQLKEALYLDSVDLFDRGKMWECALSLCKELARQYEEETYDYGRLAALLNRMAMLYDHIIHQLRPEPEYFRVAFYGRGFPAFLQNKIFVFRGKEYERLSDFANRIMLQFPNAETMNRLTPPDQEIMDSPQQYLQMNKVDPMLSAEDQERFGSKPVSEQILRFYRVNRVQRFSFSRPFHRGQRDSDNAFSSLWLERTILTTSHQLPGILRWFPVVDSHVFELSPLQTAIETMEQANKSLTELILAHRADPKLALHPLSMKLNGIVDAAVNGGINNYEKAFFTDRYLLEHPEDAELVSQLQELFALQIPLLEAALVVHRSRVNLAMQPLQQRIEVCFQQMRVHVESKYGRRDVDPQLERQMEQLTRNQRQSTHSTGAGSAGPYALHNRLSANSTGDANHADTVHHLSAPLTLSTSNSTPTSRLSTLSVTLNSSGGNAGPGASHNTQTSRHPSSLFSRTSSQAVLSSLSFSLPSASSNPSPSSISPVKMLTTGHRFRSNKNSAEKKLRDKENKQHRDSFRRLSSSSMGGRGSHFPSLSLAGFGLGGSSTNSLSVPSSPAVAVSHSSNSASSTALGSSAHSLDASSSSETVSQLTSAETTSPVVIELTQQLTAKRPLRSEVAKERRSSTVRGHSFNGDNHGVCSSPSQNSVASTMSSSSNEDVPPPLPAKQMQSMGGCASMSDIPPEKPPLPAASLPEIKEGGAPPPPPKKPARPLPPM, encoded by the exons ATGACGCACTGGATTCCTACTCCGGAGAAGGATCGCTTGGGTGTTG TAACATATAACTTTCAGCACGATGGGACCTACTGTCTGAAATTGGAAGTGGGTGACACAGTTCACAATTTATGCCAAGATGAATTTTGGTATTTTGGGTACACCGTAAGGAATCGAGCCCTGAAAGGCATTTATCCAAAGAGCTTCATCCACATCCAAGAGTCGTTCATTGAAAAGACGGCCGTAGGTGAACAAGTGACGGCCTGTCAGTCTCCAGTCGTTCAGGAAGTCACGTCCGTGCTAAGAGAATGGGGTCAGATCGGCCAGGAGCTTTACCGGACACACGATCACAAATGGCGTGCCGTCTACTTACTTATGAGAGACTTGATGGCCAACCGGAGCAAGATGCTCACTGGTACTTTGACGCTGGACGAATTACGGGAGCTAAAGCAGTCCCTGACATCGCAAATCGACTTTGGCAACAATTTACTGGGTCTGGACATGGTGGTTCGCGACGAGCATGGCAACGTCCTCAATCCCGACGCGGCCTCGGTTGTCCAGCTCTACAGACATCACGAACAAGCCTCGCAACGCATCAAAAAGGCTGTGGCGTCCAGTAACAATGTTAATGGCATTAGCAACACTGGTGGGAATGGACTAATTAATCccatcaaaatcaaattagcCAACCGGCATTCGCACATGTTTTTCGTGGCTGTTCGAAACTTTGTTTGCCGAGTAGGCGAAGACACGGAGCTTTTGCTCTGCCTTTACGATGCCAAAGAATGGAAACCTTTAACAGAGAATTACGTTCTCCGCTGGAGTCGAATGGGTCTCTCTATGGACCTTGATTTGCTGGGCAACATGCGCGTCCTTTACACAGATCTCGGCAGCCGGGACCTAGCCCGTGAACGGATCTATCTCGTTTGTTATGTCATACGTGTTGGCAATATGGACATTCGCCCTGAAGACCCTCGACGTCAGACAACATCAGCAGCATCGATGGGAGGATCGAGAAGGACAATCAGTGGAAATTTACCCAATAACTCGGCAGCCCCCGAATTCTTACGACGACCTTGCGGCATTGCGTGCATGGACGTGACAGATTACCTGAGTGGCCGGCTGGAAACGGACGAAGAGAAACAACATTTCGTACCTTTTATTTCTTGCAGCGATAAGGATTCGCTGGACGGCACGCTTCGGCGATTGATCGTCTCGGGCCGGGAGGTCGGCCACAAGGAGCACAAAAATCAAGGCCTCTGGGTCAGTCTCCGTCTGCTTCACGGAGATATGAAGCAAGTCAGCGAGGAACACCCGGCTTTGGTTCAAGTGGCCCAGGTGGCCGTTAGTCGCAAATTGGGTTTCCCCGAAATCATTTTACCCGGAGATGTCCGTCACGATCTTTATTTGACATTGTCCTCGGGCGAATTTAGCCGAGGATCCAAATCGGCAGATAAGAACGTCGAGGTGACAGTCCGCGTGTGCAATGAGAAGGGCAAACCTATTCCAGGAGTGATGCATTTAGGTAGCGGCGTCGTGGCGCAGGACGAGTACAGGAGCGTCGTCTACTATCACGAAGACAAACCGCGCTGGAACGAAACATTCAAGATCGCCATTCCAATCGATGAGTTTTACCGAAGTCATCTCAAGTTCACCTTCAAACATCGGTCCAGTAACGAGGCAAAAGACCGGACAGAAAAACCGTTTGCCCTTTCGTACGTTAAATTGATGCAGGATAATGGAACGACGCTGATGGACACTCAACACGAGTTGCTCGTCTACAAAGTCGATCATCGTAAATTGGACGAAAATGAAACGGCCTACTTGGGTCTGCCATCCACCCGGGCTGATATAGCGGACTGTGGATCCACCAAACCATCAGCTGCTGGCCTGACCATCAACATGAAAGATTCGCTGCTTATCGGCACGTGTTTGTGTTCGACCAAGTTGACGCAAAATGTCGAACTGTTGGGTCTGCTCAAATACCATTCGTCTCAATCGCAACAGTTGCCGGCCATCTTGAGTAGCCTGATGAAGGTCGATGGCGAAGAGGTGGTTAAATTTCTGCAAGACGTCCTCGACGCTCTGTTCAACATTTTGATGCTCAATTCCGATTCCAACATCTTTGATCGTTCAGTTTTCGATTGTCTAGTCTTCATCATTGGCCTTGTTACAGATCGTAAATATGAGCatttcaag cCAGTGCTTGATGTCTACATCAAAGATAATTTCAGTGCTACATTGGCTTACAAGAAGCTTCTGGTCGTGCTGAATGATTGCGTCCAATCGGACGTGACGACTAAAGGGCAAGGAGACGATCTTCTGCGCGTCATGAAAGCCCTGCAGTACCTGTTTAAGTTTATAGTGCGATCCCGTCAGCTCTATGTAAATCTACACGGCGAAGTCGATGAAGCTGGGGACAGTGATTTCGAGAGTCTTGTCCTCAATTTACTGTCCACCATGTCCGATTTTATGCGACGTAATGACGGCCTAGTCCTTTTAGCTCAAGGCGCTTGTCTCAAATATATTCCGTGCGCTATCCCCGATCTTGTGCTCGTCATCGACGAGAAACAACTCAG TACGTCGTTGGCAGATATCGTGACGAGCGTTCCAGCCGGCCGACTTAATAACCAAAAGATGATGACTTTGAACGATATGGTGCATAGCCAGCTGTTTCTAAAACCAGAATGCAGGGCTATTATTTTACCTGTCGTCGTAAAACGCGTCAAAGAGTTACTCACCGGTCCACAAGAG GTCGAAATGAGCGTGACGGTCATGTGCGACGTGATGCAAATCCTGCACAGGAAAGACGTCGGTGCGACGCATAACGACGTTGCCGAAGTGATGGCCAATGGATTGCGCACGATTATACAGACCATCATCTCAATTGACCGAGAAGATCCGTTTGTCGGCCATCTTGTCTCCGTCATGCTGTCCATCTTCCGGCAGATGACGCCGCATCACTACCGCAATTACTTGGGACACTTTAATACGCGATCCGACTTGCTCGATTTCCTCATCGAGATTCTCATGGTCTTTAAGGACTTGGTCGCTAAGCATGTCTACGCGCCAGACTGGGCCCAGATGATACTTTTGCAGAATTCCATTATCCTCAAAGCTCTCCGCTTCTTCTCGCACACTATCCGCGATCGTTTCTCCAATCCTTACGAAGGCCAGCTCTGGAACAATTACTTTTTCTGCGCCATTAc gtaCGTGTGTCAGCCGGCCCTGCAAATGGAATCGTTCAGCCAAACGAAAAAACGCCAGGTGATGGCCAGGTACCGTGACATGCGGCGTGAAATGGGTTTCGAAATTCGCACAATGTGGTTCAATCTTGGCCAGCACAAGATCAATTTCGTACCTGCAATAGTGGGCCAATTCCTCGAGATGGCTCTGCTACCCGAGACGGAGTTGCGCAAAGCCACCATCCCCATCTTCTTTGACATGATGCAGTGCGAGTTTTACTCGCCCCGAGTGCAAGGCGAAGCCTACAGTGATACCAAGCGTGATTCATCTCACATCAAA GGAAACTTTCAAGACGTTGAAAACAAGTTGATTACCCAGCTGGACGTCTTGGTCGAAGGCGGACGGGGAGACGAGCATTACAAAGATCTTTTCCAGTCTCTCATGACGGAGCTGTGCGAGAAACACTCTACGATGCGTGACCAGGGATTGAAACTGGTCCGCACTGTGACGAGATTAATGGAGCGTCTCTTGGAGTATCGCTCCATCATAACGGACGAGAACCGTGAGAACCGGATGAGCTGCACCGTCAACCTGCTCAATTTCTATCAGGAAATCGGTCGCAAAGAGATGTACATCCGATACCTCAACAAACTCTGCGACTTGCATCTGGAATGCGACAATTTCACAGAGGCGGCCTACACGCTTCAGTTGCACGCCCAGCTGTTGCGCTGGAGCGAAGAGCCTCTGCCGACTTTGCTGCTCACGTCGCGCCATCCTCACACGACGTCCCATCGTCAGCTGAAGGAAGCGCTTTACCTGGACAGCGTCGATCTCTTCGACCGCGGCAAGATGTGGGAATGCGCCCTTTCCCTCTGCAAGGAGCTGGCCCGTCAGTACGAAGAGGAAACTTACGACTACGGTCGATTGGCCGCCCTGCTCAACCGTATGGCAATGCTGTACGACCACATCATTCATCAGCTGCGGCCGGAACCGGAATACTTCCGAGTGGCTTTCTACGGCCGCGGATTTCCGGCTTTTCTGCAGAACAAAATCTTTGTCTTCCGTGGCAAAGAGTACGAGCGTCTCAGCGATTTCGCCAATCGCATCATGTTGCAGTTTCCCAACGCCGAGACGATGAACCGGTTGACTCCGCCCGATCAGGAGATTATGGACTCGCCTCAACAGTACCTCCAGATGAACAAGGTCGATCCGATGCTCAGCGCCGAAGATCAGGAGCGTTTCGGGAGCAAGCCGGTCAGCGAGCAGATTTTGCGCTTTTACCGCGTCAACCGCGTCCAGCGATTCAGTTTCTCTAGGCCGTTCCATCGCGGTCAGCGCGATTCTGACAACGCTTTCTCCTCCTTGTGGCTGGAACGGACCATCCTGACCACATCGCACCAATTGCCGGGAATTTTACGGTGGTTCCCGGTCGTCGATTCGCACGTTTTCGAGCTGAGCCCGTTGCAGACGGCCATTGAAACGATGGAACAGGCCAACAAATCGCTGACGGAATTGATCCTGGCCCATCGGGCCGATCCCAAATTGGCGCTTCACCCTCTGAGCATGAAACTCAACGGGATCGTCGATGCGGCCGTTAATGGCGGCATCAACAATTACGAAAAAGCCTTTTTCACCGACCGATATTTGCTGGAACACCCGGAAGACGCGGAATTAGTATCCCAACTGCAGGAACTTTTCGCTCTGCAGATTCCCTTGCTGGAAGCGGCCCTGGTTGTCCATCGATCGCGCGTTAATTTGGCAATGCAGCCGCTCCAGCAGCGGATTGAAGTTTGTTTCCAACAGATGCGAGTTCACGTCGAGAGCAAGTACGGACGTCGCGATGTGGATCCTCAATTGGAGCGCCAGATGGAACAGCTAACGCGCAACCAGCGACAATCGACCCACAGCACCGGCGCTGGGTCCGCCGGCCCGTACGCTCTTCACAATCGCTTGAGTGCCAACAGCACGGGAGACGCCAATCACGCGGACACGGTTCATCATCTTTCCGCTCCATTGACTTTGTCGACTTCCAATTCGACGCCGACGTCTCGCTTGTCCACCCTCTCGGTCACGCTCAATTCGTCCGGAGGCAACGCTGGGCCGGGCGCGTCGCATAACACGCAAACATCTCGACATCCATCCAGTTTGTTTTCACGCACTTCGTCGCAGGCCGTGTTGTCTTCGCTGAGCTTTTCGCTGCCCAGCGCTTCGTCCAACCCGTCGCCCAGCAGCATTTCGCCCGTCAAGATGTTGACCACTGGCCATCGATTCCGCTCCAATAAGAACAGCGcggagaaaaaattaagagacAAGGAGAACAAACAGCACCGCGATTCATTCCGCCGCTTGAGTTCCAGTTCCATGGGCGGCCGCGGATCGCATTTCCCTAGCTTATCGCTGGCTGGATTCGGATTGGGTGGAAGCAGCACCAATTCCCTTTCTGTTCCGTCCAGTCCGGCCGTCGCGGTGTCTCATTCCAGCAACAGTGCAAGTAGCACCGCTTTAG GTTCAAGTGCCCATTCGCTGGATGCGTCTTCATCTTCGGAGACGGTGAGCCAACTGACGTCGGCCGAAACGACGTCGCCGGTTGTCATCGAATTGACGCAACAGCTGACGGCCAAACGTCCACTCAGATCCGAGGTGGCCAAGGAGAGACGTTCGTCTACCGTCAGAGGCCATTCGTTTAACGGAGATAATCACGGCGTCTGTTCGTCTCCATCGCAAAACAGCGTCGCGTCGACGATGAGTTCGTCGTCCAACGAAGACGTCCCGCCGCCTTTACCAGCGAAACAAATGCAAAGCATGGGAGGATGTGCTAGTATGAGTGATATACCGCCGGAAAAACCGCCGCTACCCGCCGCCAGTTTGCCCGAGATCAAGGAAGGAGGAgctccaccacctccacccAAAAAACCAGCACGTCCTTTACCTCCCATGTAG